The nucleotide sequence gcttatatatatacactagacggagacgctgaacaGATACGGGGAGGAGATAGCAAGAGCGGCTGCAGCGGGATAAAGACGCGCGCACTAATGTGACATACGCAGGTCTTTTGAATAATGTCTgccctgagagagagagagagagagagagagagagagagagaggaatttcgagttttttttttcgaaatcgaTTTTCGAGAATATAAATATTCGACTGTAACACGTGCGCGACGATATGCTGTGTGTCATTCTCATGCAGATGCGAACGGTAGCAtccgagaaaaaaaaggaagaggaagagacGGACAATATCTTGCATCTGGGCCGTAGTATGTCCCACGAGCGACGCGTCGAATATTTGTGGCTAatgacgagaaagagagagacagtgaGAGTAGTGGGGTATCGCTGTGTATAACTAGGAGATGATGTACGGCCGtttaatgacccaacctcggCGGGGGTTGTTGGATGGATGGATGGATACGCGCATGCTGGCCCCTTTTTGTCCCCGCGGCGAAGGGTTACAGAGGCGCGAGCGCAGACGAACAACGGCCGAAAAGCTGCGAGTCTCGCTCGGAGACACGTCCCGGAAGTCTGAGAACTTTTACACAAAACGAACAGCCGaaacgtgaatttttttacgaCTCGCGTGCGCATTTTCGGAAAAACAAGTGTCGggccgaaaaaaaatcgaatttctCCTCCCGACAATACGATGCAAATCCGCGCGCGGTGTCAGAGGCGTCGAAATATCccatatacaattattaacgatcacggcagcagcagcgagttaTTTCACGCGCGATGACTGTATATTGACACTTGGAATCCGTTGGCGCgttatacacacgtatacagagCGCGGAGAGAAAGGCTGCGCGATATCCGCGCCTTGATTTGCATGGATTACACATACACGCGTCGATCCTAATGATAAACGAGTCGTATAACCGACGGCGATAAAAGCGACgctatacgtgtgtgtgtgtgtgtgtgtgtgtgtgtgtgtgtgtgatacAAATCCGATCGGTTTTACGAACgtcgaaaataataatacacctACTCGGAGCGAATGCGTATGTTGGACGCGCTTTATTTATACACACATAGCGTCGCGGTCGCGATCCTCCGGAGAGTCGACGCGAGTCTCTCTCGGAAGTGCTTAGAACTGTTTAGACTTTTATCGAGCGGAGGAGAGAAGGAGAATTAATGGCTGCGCGCTCGCGGTCTTCCTCCTCAACACTCCCGGGGGAGTCCGATGAATGGAGGCACAGAAATTTGTCGAGCTCGATGTTCCTATAGCATATCTTTCATTATCGTTATACGAGCGAACAGCGTAACGCAATCAACCACTCGACTGTCGTATcccccatgtatttataaacttttcgGTACAGTGTATATCGCGCGGCGCTGATTAGATTCATACACCGAATCGAATAATGCaaaacacacacagacacacaggTCAGCATAACAAAAAGTCGTGAAAATAATCGCAAAAGAGCGAGAGGAATTCTTGTGCGCGCGAGGGGCGGTGCGCGCATTCACGGCTGATTAGCCTCGAGAGCCTCGCCCATAGCCGAAAGATGATAAAAGCGAACctgcgaaagagagaggatgCGTCGATCGGCGCGCATGCTCGTCCTGAAAAAGAGAGACGACGCGCTGCGtgctattatatatatatatatatatatatatatatatatacacacacacacacacacacacacacacacacacacacacacacgcgcgcgcgcgcgcgtatacgtacgCGTATACACGTGTAGACAAGATGGCGCTTGTGTACGCGAGTAAAAGTCGACGCGGGAGAGAAAGCCTGGCGGAGCGAGACGGACGTGTTTTTGCTCGGTCATACCttttacgcgcgcgaacgTTTAATTAATCCCGAGTAATTGGATAATTGAGTGATTTACGAATAGtgcgatattttttctcgccTTCAACCATTATTGCGACGTTGCGCGTTACAATAATACGCTGTGGATACATTTCGGTTTACAGAGCCCTACCCCCCgggagagaagcgagagagactgCAGGCGCAGTCGAAAAGGGAGGGCCGCACGCATTATAAGCGAGAGAGCTAGGTCAGATATCAGCCCTAATGAGGGGCGGAGTTGAGACCACGCCGCACACCTGCCTGCGCTCAAGCGCCCCACCACGCGCGCTCTTATTCATATACACCTCTATGAACACGCATCTAATAGGGTCTATGGCGGAGCGAGTTTCTCGTATTCTTTTTCGAGATGGTGCGTGCTTGctttgacgcgcgcgcgcgcgcgctcgcgtgtatatatatacctaatcGAATCTAATGCTGCGGCGGCGGTTGTAGCAGGCAGCTCTTAATTCAGTTATAATGTGTACATAGGGTTTCTCCTCcccgtgtgtgtacgtacgtCGTTTCGTGGCAAACGGCCGTATTTATACCGCGACTCTCGTTTTTCCCATTGTTCGACAAGgtatttttcttctcctccgcGCAGCGCTTTTATCTCCGCGGCGGTATTTttagaaggaaaaaaatggcCACGGGTTAATGGATTCGCCGCGATAAAATCGCCCGCGGTTATCGCGACCGATATGACGTCGACGCCGCCGACGGTAGTTTCTCtttccttcctttttttttcgaaaaaagaaaaaaaataggtATGGCGTACACATGATCGCGCCGGCACGAAATAAATGTGCTGCAGGGGGTTTTTCTCTCAGCGCGTTatcgacgagcgcgagtgaaTTGTGTTTTGGCGTGTTTCGGCTTTATGAGCATAAATAATACACAGCTAAGCAGATATAAATTCCATCGGCTCTCCTTTTCCACACTACTTCTACGACGTATACATACACGAGGAATAAATTTCTGCTGACACACTTTGATAGTCGCCGTACACACTTTTCCGCCTTTACAATATCCCTCATCGGCGATTGTACATACGCGCGCATTAAAGTTATTACACGCGGATACCTGTCGACGCGAGCTCTCGGGGATATTATTTATCGAGCTGCACAGCTCTCGAAAAAAAGAGTGACGCGGGTAGAGTTTGTGTATAATACACAAAGGCAAGAATCCATTTTCGTATCGTCGGCTCGTtttgatctctctctcccggtgGAAAGAGCAAAGAGCGAAACGAGGATAATCGCGCTTATCAGTTTCCCACAGTCGGCCGCCGGTAATTGTCTGAATCACGTCGAACAGCGTTCATCGATTAACGATACAAATTATGGTCGGGAGAGAGCGGTGTTGAGAAATCGAGAGCCGCGAACGTCCTTCGCTGCCGAGTATATGgttacgctctctctctctctctctctctctctctctctctccctctctatgcGCGTTATAACGTGTACTGCACGCAGGGAATCAATTATATCCAAAGCGGAGTGCGGCGTGCTCCATTGTCTCGATGTTAGAGGGCAGGTGAATTGCTGGAATACCTGATACTTTACGACTCGAGTATTACGATCATCATCGAACGAACCAACGCGAAACTCTCGCGCACAAATATGCCGAAACGAAAGCTCGTCCAGACAGCACGGTCCGATTAGCAATCGCCATGGAAacaagcggcggcggcagttgATGCGATCAGTTCGCGCATGAGAGGCCCCCGCGTCTAtatacatctctctctctctctctctctctctctctctctctctctctctctctctctctctctctcactcgctcgccGCTTATATAACGCTCTAGTCTCcgagggctgctgctgctgtgcatCAGAATTTAGAGTGGGATTCGCGGcgaaagagagataaagaggAGAGAAAGCCCGGCGGTAACAGCAGTTCCTCTCTGCAGCCGGCTCTCCGCTGTTATCATGAGAAACAAGCTTCCACTCTGATTTTTTAATCCGatccccgccgccgccgccgccgagtcgCGGTAGTCCCTTCTCTGGCGCTCGcttgaatttgaaaataacTGCAGAACGCCATTTGCCAGAGGGAGAATTAAGCCTCTGCTTTTTCAACTCGCCGGAGAGCCTCAGCTTTTCTGTGTGATGCTTTTGTCTCATGCGCATCTCACACCAAGAGTTGTGTATGTGAGAAATTTATTAGTACGTACATTGTGCGATATCCGCGAGACACTCAAATAGTATACAGTAGTCAATTTCAAATGATATTCAAACGAACGAAGGAAACGTCCAAGAAAGCCGCCGACGGACGTTTCCGGTGCCAGCATCAACCCCTCTCGCGCGATTGAAACGTCCATATCGCGCAGCCAGTCCTCGTGTAATATAAATAAGTCCACCGAATCACGCACAGCTACCTGCGACGAGAGTGacagttttattaattttccgtATCTCCGTCCGTCCTCTCCTATACTCCTGTGTATATGCTCGCGAGGGTGGGTGACATAAAGCTCAATAATGGCCGCCGCTGTCTTCTCTCCCCTGCATACACGTGTGTGTACGCGTCGCGTTTTACGGCTCGACGGATAAGATCGACGTGATGGATAGTTTTTCCTTCCGAATGCGTGAATTATTATAcgttataacacggcagacGGCTGACGTCTCTCGTATAACTTGTAGTCTTCGGGAAAAACACGAGGTAAAGGGGGGAACGCGTCGCGTACGGCGgtggaaaatttaatttcgatCCCGTCGATTCAGCAGTTATACTCGAGTTTAATCTTTGATAAGGGTTAGTCTTTTAGTAATCGGATcccggaggagagagagagagagagagagagagagagagagagagagagagagagagagagctggttCTCCTCTCCGGGTCGCCAGCTCGGATGGGACGACTCGAGTGTACCGACGAGCGTCAGGAAAAGGGAGTCCATCCCTCCCCGTAGCCGCGCCAACGAGGAGGAAGCTTAAACCGTTAGATAAGAGATCTGCCTCAGGACGAAAGTAATACCCACCGCTTATACCTCGGCTCGCGCTCCAACTCGACTTTTATACGGTAGAGGCGTAACGAGCCTCGCGATTGGATAACTTTCCCGGCGAGAACTTTCTTTACCTGGCTCCCCCCTTGCCTCCGCtgcgctcactctctctccgtTGCACTACTGGCTGGTTCAACCTTTTTCTTAGATCTCCCAGGCTTTTTTCTGTCTCTCGACTCTTTTGCTCTCTCACACGCGTCTTGTTCCCGCGCGAGGAGATGTGTCTATTGCGCGTATGAATATGCATGCCTTTTTTCGATCGACAACTCAATGATTCCGCGCGAAAGATTCCGAGTGCATACGAACGCTTGGCTAACTTGGCGATTCCGCCTTCTTGCGATGTTACAGCTACGGCATGGACCTGAACGGAGCGAGGCGAAAAAACGCTACGCGCGAGACGACGAGCACGCTCAAGGCCTGGCTGAACGAGCACAAGAAGAATCCCTACCCCACCAAAGGCGAGAAGATCATGCTGGCGATCATCACGAAGATGACGCTGACGCAGGTCTCCACGTGGTTCGCCAACGCGAGGCGACGACTGAAAAAGGAGAACAAAATGACCTGGGAGCCGAGGAATAGGGTAGAGGACGAGgacaacaacaacgacgacgacgatagCGGCAGGAAGAGCGTCGACGAGAAAGACCGTTTGGGTGAGTTTCGCttcttttgaatttctaaCCTGTAAAAAACGACACCAAGTTACTAAACGTGAAATCTCCTTGTTTTCTCATTACAGACTCGAAAGACTCCGGTACTGGCTCGAGCGAAGACGGTGACCGAGGCACGTCAGATCGGCACCGTCTGGATCTCCTGCACGGCGGAGGTGTCGGCGGACCAGGTGGCGCTGGACGCGCGGAGAGCGAGTGGAGCGAGTCCCGGGCGGACAGCGGCCCCGACAGTCCCGAGTGCTTGTACGACCAGCGGGAACCGCCGAGCAGGCACCACCATCCGACGCTTCAGCTGCAGCACCACCCGGCGTTcatggccgccgccgcggctgccTCCCCCCACCACCACGCCCGGCTCATGCAGCGCCACCCCTCGCCGGAGAACACGTCGCCCGGTGCCCACCATCTGCACCACCCGGGCGTGATACCCTCAAGCACGAGCACCTCCGCGACGACGGCCAGCGCCACCACCAAGCCTCGAATTTGGTCCCTCGCGGACATGGCCAGCAAGGACGGTGACCAGCCGAGCCCGAACTCCAACATCCTCGGCTCGCCGTACAACTCCAACAGCGGTGGAAACGGTGGCGGTAAGATCGTGAGTCCGCTGGCAAGCAGACTGCCGCCGCATCACCCTCTTCACCCTGCCATGCATCCAGGCAGCCAGTTCGTCAGGCCCCACCCGGACTTTTACCGAAACTTCTACGGTGGACCCCATCTCGGCAGCGGCGACATGTCCCTGCTCGAGACGTATCAGAGGACTCTGGGAGGACTCGGAGGAGTGATGCCACCCACGAGCGCACCCGGAATCCTGGCCTCCTCTTCGGCCTCGTCGACGTCGGCAAACTTGAAGTCACACTTCTCCATCAACGGCTCGGGAGCCGGCGCTGGTCCCGGAGGGCCATCCGTACTGCTGACGACGGCGTCCTCCGGCGTCTCACCGTCCGCCTCGTCCACGGCGTCGTCGAACGGCTCGGATCAGTCGCCCGGCGGTGGACTAGCGCCGTCGGAACTCAAGTCTCCCGGACGCGTCTGATCGGGATCGTAGGCCAAGACGGTAAGGAGGCGTCGCTGACGCGTAGCGGATTGCGTGGCTGACAATAAACACAATTGAGTAAATAAGGAAACAAAGACTTGTAATTAGTGTACAAAGCGATGTAACGAGATACACAGatacacacccacacacacgtATGCGTGATCGTTGAGAATGGGTCGAGCGAGTTATCATCTATCTCACGCTCCACCTGACGCGGATCTTTTCGTGTATACTGATTGATTGTTCGTTTGACGTGCTATGTCTCTCTGCAAGAGGGGGGAGTGTTGCTAGAAATGGTTTCGGGGCGGTTGGTCGTTTCGTTAGTTAATTATCCCTTATGTTCTGGCTTGAGAGGTTGCACGACCTGTCAAAATTCTTCTTTTGTCCTTCTGTCGAGTTTCCCGTAGTCGAAATTGTCGGATGTTTTCGAGTTTAAATATTCAGTATTAACTGCTCGTGCAACTTCTCAAGCGGCGTCCAAGGCGTCCGAGGCTGACGCCGCTGGCGCACCAACCGAATCCTCCCCGAATCTAGCCCTGTACTGTTCGAGTCTTCGCCGCTTTTGAAGAAACTCGAGACGGTTTTTTCGAATACGCGTTGGAATCAGCTCGTGCGCGCGTATGGATCAACGGAAATCGTTTCATAGAGGCCGTTGATAAGTTGCGCAACAGGGAAAACGAAGGTGGGGCCAGATGATAACGAATATGATGATGGAATATCTGATTATCCGTAGCTACAGTTAAATCACGATAAATATTCTCTATAGGTGAAAccatataaatattataaataaataaatatataataattattgatattatttatGCGTTTGTAAATAGTAGTCAAAGAAtggaataaaagaaaaacacacGATGAAAAACTCTCGGTCCGGCTCGTGCGCCCGGACGCGGTGTATGTATTGTATGTAGAGTAGGCACATTATGAACGattataacaattattatGATAtccgatgatgatgatgaaaacgaaatacaagaaaaaaaattcataattcatACTAACGACGATCAAGGCGATGATTATTATGATGACGACAGCGACTCGTATATACACACGGACACACGCGCGACACATTACGATTGCAAAGAGCGTCTTTATTATtacctttattattattaatatattattatattattgttattgcgATGTTTATACGATGTAATTAACCGATTAGTGAGACACGATGTATATGCGCTTGCGAAAGAACgaaaacatacacacacatgcgtaCACATTCGACACGACGAATTGCGAGCCGCGCGAATCCAAAACAGCAACAATCAATCTCCAAATTCCACCTCCATTCTTCCACACGTAACATCCTAAACTCCACCCTCCATCACAAACGCAAGctctactctctctttctcctagCCAGTCGTTTTATCGCGATCGCTCGCGATAGCTGAAATAATCGCGTCTTTCCGTTCCGATAGAGAAGCGCTTGCGCTCTCGCAATCTGTCCCAATTAATCGTACTTCCCGTTGCGTCCCGCCTTCCTAACgtttctatatatatacacacgcacacgcacacacacacacacacacagccataGCCATTGCGGCGAACTACTCTCCGACTGGATTTCGCGCTCTCTCGGCGGCCTTTTGTACTTGGCAAGGAAGCCGTGACGCAACGGACACACACTTACACACGTATACTCGGTACATATCATCGGTCATGTCGTCGTGGTGAATAATCGCCATCACCTTATAGTCATTCGTGTCCAAAACTTCATCGTGCGCCCGGCGGCTGCGGATGTACGCAGTGTGTATGGATGAGACTGAgtgtgagcgagagagagagagagagagagagagagagagagagagagagagagagagagagagagagagttgcggGTAGCTGCGAGTCTGCGTGCTGCCACATTGGCAGGGACCTGCTACTACCGCGACGTGTAGTATTTATGTTGCGATGCTGGGAAGAAACGAGCGTACGTCGGGCGGCGGGCCCATGTGTCCTTTTCGCAATAAACGAAATCATTACGAAATCTATATTGGTCACcattatttactttttcttacctCCTCGTCctcaaacttttatttttttcaattaaaaaaaaaaagaacgacaTGAATTAATTCCGAAGAAGAAGGCTGTTGGAATAAATCAGCCGAAATCTGGCCAACGAATCACAACGCAACAGCAACAATATAATCCGCATATCTAGAGAATCACCTGCCGTTCAGTGTATGGAGCCCCTCCTCACCCTCATAATTCATCGAAAAAAATCTCGGAGATATATTCCACGATTTGACCGAGTTTCCGAGGCAGACCCGCAGCAGGCTAACGACTAATCGAATCAGACTTCCAAGCGTTTTCGAACAATAGCATAGCTGCAGCAGTCGGGGGACGCGGCCATACGACGGATGAATATGAAACGCTCGGCTGCGGGCTCTTATTCTCGGAAGCTCGATCGCGTTTGTcttctttctctgtctctcgggATGTACttataaaaatgcaaaacgACGCTGCAGCCGGCTTCTGGGTGGCTGCCGGACAAGCCTGGTTATTAGTAAACATTTAAATCGACAATCGACTGCGGCGTGTATGTATGAGGGAAGCGATGCGAGACGAGAGACGAGGACGTGTCTCCGAGGGGGAATATGCAAGTCACTTTATACCTTCGCGATGTCTTCTTTCTATCCGTTGTCGTTTTAATGGAACTTCTTTTCCTATCTATTACGTAATTTTGAGCTAAATTTATCCACAAAAAATGCGCTTTACTAGCAAGCAAAAACCAAAAGCTATACCGTGCTTGAATCGAAGTCTCCGCA is from Nasonia vitripennis strain AsymCx chromosome 1, Nvit_psr_1.1, whole genome shotgun sequence and encodes:
- the LOC100121331 gene encoding iroquois-class homeodomain protein IRX-3 isoform X2, which encodes MAVTSAVVRPPGGSPTAVASVSPASQTSGGPPTAPQPASSGPTPGRCCDTGRPIFTDPITGQTVCSCQYELLGGYQRLGALPTAALSMYSAPYAAAAAAAASEGMAAYFPGLGAEQAPFYTPTAAGLDLKENLGAGAAAAWPYPSVYHPYDAAFASYPFNGYGMDLNGARRKNATRETTSTLKAWLNEHKKNPYPTKGEKIMLAIITKMTLTQVSTWFANARRRLKKENKMTWEPRNRVEDEDNNNDDDDSGRKSVDEKDRLDSKDSGTGSSEDGDRGTSDRHRLDLLHGGGVGGPGGAGRAESEWSESRADSGPDSPECLYDQREPPSRHHHPTLQLQHHPAFMAAAAAASPHHHARLMQRHPSPENTSPGAHHLHHPGVIPSSTSTSATTASATTKPRIWSLADMASKDGDQPSPNSNILGSPYNSNSGGNGGGKIVSPLASRLPPHHPLHPAMHPGSQFVRPHPDFYRNFYGGPHLGSGDMSLLETYQRTLGGLGGVMPPTSAPGILASSSASSTSANLKSHFSINGSGAGAGPGGPSVLLTTASSGVSPSASSTASSNGSDQSPGGGLAPSELKSPGRV
- the LOC100121331 gene encoding iroquois-class homeodomain protein IRX-3 isoform X1; protein product: MSQFSFRGSPSLQCPVTVSSSLTSSSASPVSGLLSSASATPGSTTSGGTTTAHHQAPQQPHHPLGVRMAVTSAVVRPPGGSPTAVASVSPASQTSGGPPTAPQPASSGPTPGRCCDTGRPIFTDPITGQTVCSCQYELLGGYQRLGALPTAALSMYSAPYAAAAAAAASEGMAAYFPGLGAEQAPFYTPTAAGLDLKENLGAGAAAAWPYPSVYHPYDAAFASYPFNGYGMDLNGARRKNATRETTSTLKAWLNEHKKNPYPTKGEKIMLAIITKMTLTQVSTWFANARRRLKKENKMTWEPRNRVEDEDNNNDDDDSGRKSVDEKDRLDSKDSGTGSSEDGDRGTSDRHRLDLLHGGGVGGPGGAGRAESEWSESRADSGPDSPECLYDQREPPSRHHHPTLQLQHHPAFMAAAAAASPHHHARLMQRHPSPENTSPGAHHLHHPGVIPSSTSTSATTASATTKPRIWSLADMASKDGDQPSPNSNILGSPYNSNSGGNGGGKIVSPLASRLPPHHPLHPAMHPGSQFVRPHPDFYRNFYGGPHLGSGDMSLLETYQRTLGGLGGVMPPTSAPGILASSSASSTSANLKSHFSINGSGAGAGPGGPSVLLTTASSGVSPSASSTASSNGSDQSPGGGLAPSELKSPGRV